A genomic stretch from Thermomonospora umbrina includes:
- a CDS encoding SigE family RNA polymerase sigma factor, producing MTEGRLEYLGGERWADDRLVSAAFEAFVDTHHHRLLRSAYLVTGDLHLAEDLLQDALIKLALNWTKLYAEPEAFVRTVMYRDAVSWWRKRRREHPTASPPDRGSGDPAEPAAMRLLFARALDRLTVKQRAVLVLRYFEDLPEATVAQVLGVSVGTVKSQTHSALRRLRKVAPELHELAGLGRST from the coding sequence GTGACCGAGGGCAGGCTCGAATACCTGGGCGGCGAGCGATGGGCGGACGACCGGCTCGTCAGCGCGGCGTTCGAGGCGTTCGTCGACACCCACCACCACCGGCTGCTGCGGTCGGCCTATCTGGTCACCGGTGATCTGCACCTGGCGGAGGACCTGCTTCAGGACGCCCTCATCAAGTTGGCCCTGAACTGGACGAAGCTGTACGCCGAGCCGGAGGCGTTCGTCCGCACGGTCATGTACCGCGACGCGGTGTCCTGGTGGCGCAAGCGGCGTCGGGAGCACCCCACGGCGTCGCCCCCCGACCGCGGCAGCGGCGATCCCGCCGAGCCCGCCGCCATGCGGCTGCTGTTCGCCAGGGCCCTCGATCGGCTGACCGTCAAGCAGCGCGCCGTCCTCGTGCTGCGCTACTTCGAGGACCTCCCGGAGGCCACCGTGGCCCAGGTGCTCGGCGTCTCGGTCGGGACGGTCAAGAGCCAGACCCACAGCGCGCTGCGGCGACTGCGCAAGGTCGCCCCCGAGCTGCACGAACTGGCCGGGCTCGGAAGGTCGACGTGA
- a CDS encoding FAD-dependent monooxygenase → MEDLTDVLIVGAGPTGLLLAGDLAAAGVRCTVVEKRAEESNLSRAFAVHARTLEELDARGVADALVSTGTPVSGLRLFGGARLDLSGLPTRFPYVLVTPQYETEAVLERRARACGAEIRMGVEMRTLREVADGVEVAVRERSGDRRRIRARYVVGADGVRSAVRRALGLPFPGRAVVRSMVLADVRLGDPPTELPVIDSNRDAFAVLVPFGEGWYRVVAWDRRRQLPDDAPVALPEVREAMRRALGTDHGAHDARWMSRFHSDERQVERYRVGRVFLAGDAAHVHSPAGGQGMNVGLQDAANLGWKLAAVLQGRAPESLLDSYHTERHPVGRMAVRGSGALLRVALIAPRSLRVVRGTLGRVFTKVPPLAGRIAGAVSGIDIAYPRPPDSHPLTGRRAPDVPLADGRRLYEALRTGRFVLVTPPTSEAAATWADHADVHQAGGPTRHTVLVRPDAYIAWATAEPHPNAAVRRALTEHCGAPPVGVRGR, encoded by the coding sequence GTGGAGGATCTCACCGACGTTCTGATCGTGGGAGCGGGCCCGACCGGGCTGTTGCTGGCCGGTGATCTCGCCGCCGCCGGGGTCCGCTGCACGGTCGTCGAGAAGCGGGCCGAGGAGTCCAACCTGTCCCGGGCGTTCGCCGTCCACGCCCGCACGCTGGAGGAGCTGGACGCCCGAGGCGTCGCCGACGCCTTGGTGAGCACCGGCACCCCGGTCTCCGGCCTGCGGCTGTTCGGCGGGGCGCGGCTGGACCTGTCGGGGTTGCCGACCCGCTTCCCGTATGTCCTGGTCACTCCGCAGTACGAGACGGAGGCGGTGCTCGAACGGCGGGCGCGCGCCTGCGGGGCGGAGATCCGCATGGGCGTCGAGATGCGGACGTTGCGGGAGGTCGCCGACGGTGTCGAGGTGGCCGTACGCGAGCGGTCCGGGGACCGGCGACGGATCCGCGCCCGCTACGTGGTGGGGGCCGACGGCGTCCGCAGCGCGGTGCGACGGGCGCTCGGGCTGCCGTTCCCCGGGCGCGCGGTGGTGCGGTCGATGGTCCTCGCGGACGTACGGCTCGGCGACCCGCCGACGGAACTGCCGGTCATCGACTCCAACCGGGACGCGTTCGCCGTCCTGGTGCCGTTCGGCGAAGGGTGGTACCGCGTGGTCGCCTGGGACCGCCGCCGCCAGCTCCCCGACGACGCGCCGGTCGCCCTGCCGGAGGTCCGCGAGGCCATGCGCCGCGCGCTCGGCACCGACCACGGGGCCCACGACGCCCGCTGGATGTCGCGCTTCCACAGCGACGAACGCCAGGTGGAGCGCTACCGCGTCGGGCGCGTCTTCCTCGCCGGCGACGCCGCGCACGTCCATTCCCCCGCCGGCGGCCAGGGCATGAACGTCGGGCTCCAAGACGCCGCCAACCTCGGCTGGAAGCTCGCCGCCGTCCTCCAGGGCCGCGCCCCGGAATCCCTGCTCGACTCGTACCACACCGAACGTCACCCGGTGGGCCGCATGGCCGTGCGGGGCAGCGGCGCGCTGCTCCGCGTCGCCCTCATCGCCCCGCGTTCCCTCCGCGTCGTGCGCGGGACGCTGGGCCGCGTGTTCACGAAGGTCCCGCCCTTGGCCGGCCGGATCGCCGGAGCGGTCTCCGGCATCGACATCGCCTACCCCCGCCCGCCCGACTCCCACCCCCTGACCGGCCGCCGCGCCCCCGACGTTCCGCTGGCCGACGGCCGTCGCCTGTACGAGGCCCTGCGCACCGGCCGCTTCGTGCTGGTCACCCCGCCCACGTCCGAGGCCGCCGCCACCTGGGCCGACCACGCCGACGTCCATCAGGCGGGCGGCCCGACCCGCCACACCGTCCTGGTACGCCCCGACGCCTACATCGCCTGGGCCACCGCCGAGCCGCACCCGAACGCCGCCGTGCGACGCGCCCTCACCGAACACTGCGGCGCGCCGCCGGTGGGTGTCAGGGGCCGGTGA
- a CDS encoding HesA/MoeB/ThiF family protein produces the protein MAESTAPHPRHLVFTDAALAVIGRPGGAVPLQLAMTPRDRGDLGVVEGAPGVDVLVLPAAPADGRIPDEPGPLVVCWPEDGGIRAHRVPSGERIDTTTLPADADVLERVHGILETDVLGERTVAVLGLGSGGSFIVRELAKAGVGRFLLLDHDRLEIGNISRHECGLPDVGRLKVNAMRDLVRRHHPAARVVTSDLRIGGDTRGAVRELLARLDVDLVICATDNRESRLLVNRLCLEEGLPLILGGVYRRAYGGIVQRVVPGLTPCYQCFVQALPEQAADNEVSSDEDAARISYTDRRVAPQPGLSTDIIPVALHMTKLALVELLAGRSPTFTGLAADLVAPLHQWINRRELAHAGLEPMGVSIDRMAVLRWYGVFLPALDDCAHCGPGALRDLGDPTPEDEQLFAS, from the coding sequence GTGGCTGAGTCGACCGCCCCGCACCCCCGCCATCTGGTGTTCACCGACGCGGCGCTGGCCGTGATCGGGCGGCCCGGCGGGGCCGTCCCGCTGCAACTGGCGATGACGCCGCGGGATCGGGGCGACCTCGGCGTGGTCGAGGGCGCGCCCGGCGTCGACGTCCTCGTGCTGCCCGCAGCCCCCGCCGACGGCCGGATCCCGGACGAGCCCGGCCCCCTCGTCGTGTGCTGGCCCGAGGACGGCGGGATCCGCGCGCACCGCGTGCCCTCGGGCGAACGGATCGACACCACGACCCTCCCCGCCGACGCCGACGTCCTCGAACGGGTGCACGGCATCCTGGAGACCGACGTCCTCGGCGAGCGGACCGTGGCCGTCCTCGGGCTCGGCTCCGGCGGGAGCTTCATCGTGCGGGAGCTGGCCAAGGCCGGGGTCGGCCGGTTCCTGCTGCTCGACCACGACCGGCTGGAGATCGGCAACATCTCCCGGCACGAGTGCGGGCTCCCCGACGTGGGGCGACTGAAGGTCAACGCCATGCGCGACCTCGTCCGCCGGCATCATCCGGCGGCCCGGGTGGTGACCAGCGACCTGCGCATCGGCGGGGACACCCGCGGCGCGGTCCGCGAGCTGCTGGCGCGGCTGGACGTCGACCTGGTGATCTGCGCGACCGACAACCGGGAGAGCAGGCTGCTGGTCAACCGGCTCTGTCTGGAGGAGGGGCTGCCGCTGATCCTCGGCGGGGTCTACCGGCGCGCGTACGGCGGGATCGTGCAGCGCGTGGTGCCCGGGCTGACACCGTGCTACCAGTGCTTCGTGCAGGCGCTCCCGGAGCAGGCCGCCGACAACGAGGTCAGCAGCGACGAGGACGCGGCGCGGATCTCCTACACCGACCGTCGGGTGGCGCCGCAGCCGGGCCTGTCCACCGACATCATCCCGGTGGCGCTGCACATGACCAAGCTGGCGCTGGTGGAGTTGCTGGCGGGGCGGTCGCCGACGTTCACCGGGCTGGCCGCCGACCTGGTCGCGCCGCTGCACCAGTGGATCAACCGGCGGGAGCTGGCCCACGCGGGGCTGGAGCCCATGGGGGTGTCCATCGACCGGATGGCGGTGCTGCGCTGGTACGGGGTGTTCCTGCCGGCGTTGGACGACTGCGCGCACTGCGGGCCGGGCGCGCTCCGCGATCTCGGCGATCCCACTCCGGAAGACGAGCAGCTCTTCGCCTCCTGA
- a CDS encoding TetR/AcrR family transcriptional regulator, with protein sequence MRTVDPEKHRRRREQILGAAVGLFATKGLAKTTTAEICRAAGVSSGNLFHYFPSKQEIFYGIFELEQDEWDALLASAAVDPDPWAGLMRVVDRIAAEAFDPMMPGLIVEVLAQAHRDPRVADLVAESDRRLFRGVAALVERLQKEGSADPGLPVETAARWVVIITDGFHTRGYAEPDRDRDAEVAVAKEIIARTLRHTGR encoded by the coding sequence ATGCGGACCGTTGATCCTGAAAAGCACCGGCGGCGACGGGAGCAGATCCTGGGCGCGGCGGTCGGGCTGTTCGCGACCAAGGGGCTGGCCAAGACCACCACCGCCGAGATCTGCCGGGCGGCCGGGGTGAGCAGCGGCAACCTGTTCCACTACTTCCCGTCCAAGCAGGAGATCTTCTACGGGATCTTCGAGTTGGAGCAGGACGAGTGGGACGCACTGCTGGCCTCGGCCGCCGTCGACCCCGACCCGTGGGCGGGGCTCATGCGGGTGGTCGACCGGATCGCCGCCGAGGCGTTCGACCCGATGATGCCGGGGCTGATCGTCGAGGTCCTCGCGCAGGCGCACCGCGACCCCCGGGTGGCGGACCTGGTGGCGGAGAGCGACCGGAGGCTGTTCCGGGGCGTCGCGGCGCTGGTGGAGCGGCTCCAGAAGGAAGGGTCGGCCGACCCGGGGCTGCCGGTGGAGACCGCCGCCCGCTGGGTCGTGATCATCACCGACGGCTTCCACACCCGGGGCTACGCCGAGCCCGACCGCGACCGGGACGCCGAGGTCGCCGTGGCGAAGGAGATCATCGCCCGGACCCTCCGCCACACCGGCCGCTGA
- the purS gene encoding phosphoribosylformylglycinamidine synthase subunit PurS → MARVVVDVMLKPEILDPQGQAIARKLPQMNFEGVTGVRQGKRFELDLEGPADEAALDRIRAIAGTLLANPVIENFEVRVLDE, encoded by the coding sequence GTGGCCCGTGTCGTCGTCGACGTCATGCTCAAGCCCGAGATCCTGGATCCGCAGGGACAGGCCATCGCCCGCAAACTGCCCCAGATGAACTTCGAGGGCGTCACCGGAGTGCGTCAGGGCAAGCGATTCGAACTCGATCTGGAGGGGCCCGCCGACGAGGCGGCCCTGGACCGGATTCGGGCGATCGCCGGCACCCTGCTGGCCAATCCGGTCATCGAGAACTTCGAGGTCAGAGTGCTGGACGAGTGA
- a CDS encoding ATP-binding protein: MRFSLALPRESLSVRVLRRVLGDALRGLGVAEDCIGDILVAASEACTNVVQHSRTPLDYEVLAQVDDGVCVLSIADHGQGLTHEPPPEVADHSESGRGIKIMRALVDDVTFDTRPGEGTVVRLCKRLTWRDEAPMPRLEGDLVHSAR; encoded by the coding sequence ATGAGGTTCTCGCTCGCGCTCCCGCGTGAGTCGCTGAGCGTCCGGGTGCTGCGCCGGGTGCTCGGTGACGCGCTCCGCGGGCTGGGCGTCGCCGAGGACTGCATCGGCGACATCCTCGTCGCCGCCTCGGAGGCGTGCACCAACGTGGTGCAGCACTCCCGGACCCCGCTGGACTACGAGGTCCTCGCCCAGGTGGACGACGGCGTCTGCGTGCTGTCCATCGCCGACCACGGCCAAGGGCTCACCCACGAGCCGCCCCCCGAGGTCGCCGACCACAGCGAGTCCGGGCGCGGCATCAAGATCATGCGAGCCCTGGTGGACGACGTGACGTTCGACACCCGACCCGGTGAGGGCACCGTCGTGCGCCTGTGCAAGCGGCTGACCTGGCGGGACGAGGCGCCGATGCCCCGACTCGAGGGCGATCTCGTGCACAGCGCCAGGTAG
- the purQ gene encoding phosphoribosylformylglycinamidine synthase subunit PurQ, which translates to MNAARVGVVTFPGSLDDRDAARAVRVAGAEPVSLWHADHDLRGVDAVILPGGFSYGDYLRAGAISRFAPLMEELVPAARAGLPVLGICNGFQVLCEAHLLPGALLPNAGLHFVCRDQRLRIDNAETAWTSAYSEGQEAVIPVKNRDGRYVADEATLAELEAEGRVVARYLDLNPNGSLNDIAGICNEAGNVVGLMPHPEHAVESLTGPSTDGLGFFTSIVKAGLGQVGANA; encoded by the coding sequence ATGAATGCTGCCCGGGTGGGGGTCGTCACCTTCCCAGGATCGCTCGACGACCGTGACGCCGCACGCGCCGTCCGCGTGGCCGGCGCCGAACCGGTGTCGCTGTGGCACGCCGACCACGACCTGCGGGGCGTGGACGCGGTGATCCTGCCCGGCGGGTTCTCCTACGGCGACTACCTGCGGGCCGGCGCCATCTCCCGGTTCGCCCCGCTGATGGAGGAACTCGTCCCCGCCGCCCGCGCCGGTCTGCCGGTGCTGGGCATCTGCAACGGCTTCCAGGTCCTCTGCGAGGCGCACCTGCTGCCCGGCGCCCTGCTGCCGAACGCGGGCCTGCACTTCGTCTGCCGCGACCAGCGGCTCCGCATCGACAACGCGGAGACGGCCTGGACCTCCGCCTACTCCGAGGGTCAGGAGGCGGTCATCCCGGTCAAGAACCGGGACGGCCGCTACGTCGCCGACGAGGCGACCCTCGCCGAGTTGGAGGCCGAGGGCCGTGTCGTCGCCCGCTACCTCGACCTCAATCCCAACGGCTCCCTGAACGACATCGCCGGCATCTGCAACGAGGCCGGCAACGTCGTCGGCCTGATGCCCCATCCGGAGCACGCCGTGGAGTCCCTGACCGGCCCGTCGACCGACGGGCTCGGCTTCTTCACCTCGATCGTCAAGGCCGGGCTGGGCCAGGTAGGTGCCAACGCATGA